Below is a genomic region from Helicobacter ibis.
AAATAAATTTGAAGAAGAGGGGATTCAAGCTGGTGCTAAGGGTCCTATTGTTGTCTTTAAAAAAGAGAGTAGTGGTGATATTGAAGGGATTAAGAGATATATAGCTTCTTTATTCTTGCAAGAATATAGACAAAATAATATACAAATAAAAGAAATCATACTAGAGCAGATGACGCCTTTCGACTTTGAGGGAGATTGGATTAAAGAAATTGACTTTGGCAAAAGATTATTAAAGAGAAATGAGGGGACATTTGATGTGCTAATGCAAGAGGGAGATGAGAGAAGAAAGAAAATATTCTTTAAGTATTATGTTGATGCGACTTTAGATGTTGTGCAGACTGTTTCTCCAATTAGCGGTGGTGAGACGATATCATACAATAATGCAAAAATAGTAACAATACCATTTGAAAAAGTTTCAAGCTCACTTATGCAATCTTCACAATTAGGAAATATCGCTGCTAGATCTTATACTCCAAGTGATGTGATAGTTACAGAAGATAGGCTTGTGCCAAAGATTGTAGTAAGAAAGGGAGATAAAGTAATAGTAGCCATAAGGGAGAATGGTGTTTTATTAGAGTTTTTATTAGAAGCACAAAAAAATGCGGCAATAGGAGATGTAATAAAAGCCAAGATTGATAAAAAAACATATCAAATAAGAATCATAAGCGAGGGTAGGGGTGAGCTTATATGAGGCGTATTGTAGTTGGCATTAGTGGTGCTAGTGCTATTTATTTGGGTTTTAGGTTTTTAAATATTTTGCCTAATGAGATTGAAAAGTATCTTGTCATATCAAATGGTGCAAGGCTTGTGTTACAGAGTGAGGATATAAAGGTTGATTTTAGCGGTGTAGAAAATTTAACGATTTTTGATGATACAGCTTTAGAATCTTGTATTTCTAGTGGGTCTTTTAGATGTGATTGTATGGCTATTATCCCTTGTTCTAGTAATACTTTAGCAAAGATTGCATGTGGGATTAGTGATACTTTAATTACTAGAGTTGCACATGTGATGATAAAGGAAAGTAGAAAATTGCTTCTTGCTCCTAGAGAAATGCCATTTAGTGCTATTATGCTAGAGAATATGTTAAAGCTCTCACGGCTTGGAGTTGTGATTTCTCCTCCGCTTTTTGGTAGTTATAGTGGGAGAACATTAGATGATATTGAGAATCTAATTTTGGGTAAATGGTGCGATAGTTTGGGGATAGACTATGATTATAAGCGTTGGAGTTAGCAGTTATATGTTTTTGCTAAGAAATCTTCTATTTTATTAAAATCAAGCTTATCATTTATGTCATTTGCAAAGTCTTTATAAACAAGGATCCCTTTATCAATTACAAATAATGCCCTGCTTAGAAGTCCTTCCAAGATTCCATTACCTATTAGAGTGCCATATTTATAGCCAAAACTTTTATTTGCATAATCACTAGCAAAGGTTAGGTTGCTAATCCCAGAAATTGCACAAAATCTATTTGCCGCAAATGGTAAATCCATACTAACTATAATTGTATGAAACCCCTCTTTGGAGGCTAGTTTTTGGTTTATTTCTTTTGTTTGTTTAGAGCATACAGAAGTATCAAGGCTAGGTAGAGACATTATTATTTGGGATTCTGTTTCTTTTGCTATTTCTACATATGACAGATTCCTGCTTCTTAGCAATACCTTTGGTGCTTTTATATCTAGTGTTGGTTCATCTCCTAGTAGTTGCAAGATTTGATCTTTAAAAGATACAATACGCATATAGCCTCCATAAAGTTTTTTAAAATTTTACAATATTCATTTCTAATTAGACTTAAAGATTCTGCTAGGGTGGCGGTATATCTCCCTAGCTTTAGAGTATAGAAAAATTAGTCTTGGATATTTAATTAGTTTTTCTTCTTTTAGTTTATTTATTAGATTTAGTATATCTTTGTTTTTATAAAGTAAAATGTAGTGCAGTATGTATGTTGTGAATAATTTTTTGTATGCTTTTTTATCTTGTAAATTTATTTGTTTGTAGAATCTATATATGTGTAATGCTGCAATTACTTTAGAATATGATAGAAAATATTCTCCCAAGTCTTTGTAATTTGTAAAATGTCCTCTTAGTGGTTCTAAGATTCTTGGCATTTTCTGTGGCATTGTTTTAGTGTAGTGCATTGTTGAATTTTCTCTTATTGTGTAGATATAACCTATAAAGTTTTTATATAAAAATCCCCTGCATAAAGCATATAATATCGTCCCAAAATCTAAGTCTTCACAATAGATTCCTAACTGATGTCGCAAGTTGTATCTATTTAGTATATTTGTATTTATAATCCCTTGCCAACAAAATGAAGAAATATATTTTTTGTGATTTTTTAGCATTTCTAGTCCATTATCGTATGATAGAGATTCATATCTGCATAAAGAATCGCAAGTTATATCGTTTGTGTTTGTGTTATTATCATTTGTTATACTGTGGCTAACAAGCTCTAAGTGTTTGTTATTTTGTGTTTCTCTAACACATCTTTCTATACTATCTAGTGGCAGATAATCATCAGAATCTACAAATCTAATCCACGAATCTTCTGGTAGCTTTTGTGTTAGCAGTGTGCTTATATCTTCTAGGTTTGTTTTTATGTGATTGTTGTTTGTTGTGAAGTGTTTTAGTATTGTTTCTTTGTCTATTATTTTGGATTCTTCGTTGAATGAGTTTTGTGTATATGATGTAACTTTAGTTGTATTACCAAATATACACTCTCTAAGCTCACTACCATGAATAAATTCTAGTCCCATATTTTTTGCGCTACTTTGCAGTGCATTTGGTTTTTGGATTATTAGAATCCTATTATCATTTTGTGCGTATTGTAGTGCTATATTTAGGCTATTATCAGTGCTTCCATCATCAACTAAGATTATGTCAAGATTCTTATATGTTTGATTTATTATTGATTGCAGACATCTAGCTAGGTAGAATTCTACGTTATGTATTGGTATTATTATTGAGACTAGCGGGTTTTCCATTTTGCAAAGATAGAGATTATCCTCTATCTTTTAGTCCTAATTTATCAATTAGTGTTGCATATCTTTTAAAATCACTCTTTTTAAGATAGCTAAGAAGTCTCTTTCTGTGAGAAACCATTTTTCTTAATCCTAAACGACTTGAGTGATCTTTTTTGTTGATTTTTAAGTGATCTGTTAGAGTTTTTATCCTATCGCTTAGTAGTGCTACTTGCACTTCTGTCGAACCTGTATCCTTTGGATTTCTAGCAAAAGCAGAAGTAATTTCTTTCTTTTTCGCCGAATCTTGAGCCATTTTAGACCTCCTGATTGGTAATTTAAAATAAAGGCGAGATTCTAGCATAAAATTGTAAAAAATTGCTAAAACTTAGTGGATTTATTGATTTTATGGGCTAAAGTAGATTAGAATATCAGATTATTTTTGTCTTTAGGAGATAAGTTGGCTAAAAGTAGCGGTGCGAAGAGTTCATTATTAGGAAAGATAGCTCCATTTTTTGGATTTCTAACTGGTTCAAAAGATTTAACGGTTGTCTTTTTTATCGTTGCTATTTTAGCAATCATTATCGTGCCTCTACCTAGTGCATTATTAGACTTTTTCTTGGCTATATCAATTGCACTCTCCGCACTTATTATCTTAATTGCACTTTATGTAAAAAAGCCTACCGATTTTTCAGCATTTCCGACATTACTTTTGATTGTTACGCTATTTAGGCTTTCTTTAAATATCGCTACTACAAGAATGATTTTGAGTAATGGACACATGGGACCAGAGGCTGTTAGTGATATTATTACTGCATTTGGGCAGTTTGTTGTCGGTGGAAATTATGTAATAGGTGTTATTTTATTTATTATTTTGGTAATTATTAATTTCATGGTTGTTACTAATGGTTCTACGCGTGTATCTGAAGTAAAGGCAAGATTCACACTAGATGCTATGCCCGGGAAGCAAATGGCTATTGATGCGGACTTAAATACCGGACTTATAGGACAAGAAGAAGCAAAGGCAAGAAGGGATGAACTAGCAGCTGAAGCGGATTTTTATGGTTCTATGGATGGTGCTAATAAGTTTGTAAAAGGTGATGCAGTAGCTGGTATTATAATTACGCTTATTAATATAATCGGCGGATTTTTAATTGGCGTATTTCAAAAAGATATGTCTGTTGCAGATTCTGCTTCTACTTTTACTATCCTTACTATTGGTGATGGGCTTGTATCTCAACTTCCTGCACTTATTGTATCTACTGCTACGGGTATTATTGTTACACGATTTAGTAAAGAGGGAGAAAACTTCGCTGCAGGAATTATAGACCAGCTAGTTAATGAATCTAAGACTTTGTTAATTGTTGGTTGTGTTCTGCTTATGTTTGCGTTAGTGCCGGGACTTCCTACTTTATCGCTTGGGTTTGTTGGATTGTTATTTCTATCATTATCCTTGCTTTTAAACAAGCAAAAAGATGGCGAGGTATGGAAGTTTGTAGAATCCATGTTCCAAAAACTAAAAAAACCAAAACAAGATGAAGAATTAGACCCACAAGCAGCACTAAATGCAGCAAAGCAAAGACAAGAAAAAGCCACACAACAAGCACAACAAGTCGCCTCCCAACCACCACAGCCACAAGAGAGTGAAGAAGCAAGGCGAAAGAGAGAGGAAGCAGAGCTTGATAAGGCATTAAAAGTTACTATTCTTAGAGTATCGCTTGGTTATCAGCTAATTAAATTTGCAGATCCAGCACAAGGTGGAGAGCTTGTAAATAAAATAAGGCAGATTCGTAAAGCAGTTGCAACAGAACTTGGTGTTTTAGTCCCTATGGTACATTTGAGGGATAATTTGAATTTAGAACCAGATGAGTATCAAATATTCTTAAAAGATGTAGAAATTGGAAAAGGCAAAATAATGCCTGATAAATTCTTAGCAATACCGGGTGGCTTTGTTGGTGAGCCACCAGATGGGATTCCTACAAAAGAGCCTGTATTTGGTATGGACGCATATTGGATAGATCCAGATAAAAAAGAAGATGCAATTATAGAAGGATATACTACTATTGATTGTGCAACGGTGATTTCGACGCATATTCAAGAGGTAATCAAACAATATGCAGAGGAGCTATTAACAAGACAAGAAGTATCAAATCTAGTATCAAAACTAGGAGAAGATTATCCTATATTAGCAGAAGAAATGAAAGGCGTCGGCGTAGGTATCATTCAACATGTATTAAAAGAGTTGTTGCATGAGCAGATTCCTATTAGAGATATGCTAAGCATTTCAGAAGCAATAGCAAATGGAGCTCCTGCTTATAAGGCTGATTTGCCATCTTTGGTGGAGTATGTTAGGGCTTCTTTAAAGAGAGTTATTACTTATAACTTCAAAAGTGATGATGGTGCGTTAAAGTATTTTGTGCTTTCACCAGCTTTGGAGCAGTTTTTATTAGAGAGATTACCAGACCAGAGTAAAATTGGTCAAAGATTGCGCCTAAGTCCTACTGAATCTCAAAGCCTATTTGATGCTATTGTGGCTTCATATAATAAGAGTGTATCAGTTGGTGCTTCACCTATGATAATAGGTGCTGTGCCTATGATATTAAGAAAACCACTAGCTACTTTTGTAGATCAGTATGGAATCTCTAGGAAAGTAGTTGCGCTATCAGTTGCAGAGATAGATCATCAAAGCAAATATGAGATTTTAGGAATGGTAGATTTTATAGTTTAAAGGTAGATAATGCACATTCACCACCTTTCGCACATTGATTTAGACGGGTATGGTTGTCAGCTTGTAAGTAGTGAGATTTATAAAAATATTGCAACTAAGATGTTTTTTTATAATGCTAATTATGGCAAAGAAGTAATGGCAAGAATCGAACATATAATAAAGAATATAAAACAAAACAAAGAAAATAAGGCACATATAATAATTAGTGATTTAAATCTAACTCTAAGTGAATGTCAGAGTTTAAAAGATGAGATTTTTGAGCTAAATTTAAATGGATATAGCGTTAGTTTCGAACTACTAGATCATCACAAAAGTGGTGCAGAGTGTGCAGCAAAATATGAATGGTATGTGCTAGATACTACAAGATGTGCTACAAAAATAGTCTATGATACGCTAAGTGCCAGGTATGAAGTGTTAGATTTGACTAAAAGTTGGCTATCTCCTATGGTGGATATGATAAATAGTGTTGATTTGTGGTGTGAGAATAGCTATGCCTTTGAGTTTGGCAAGGTGGCTATGCGTATAATTGCTGAATGTAGAGAGTTTAGTAGATTTATGTTTGATGATGATGATAGGGGCTATAAGCTTCATTTATTAAAAGAATCTTCAAAGATTCTTGGACTAAATAATAATTATATAGAGCTTGATAATAGTATTTTGGGGATTAAAAAGAGATATTTAGGTGGTGAGTTAAATAGTGATAGTATTGATAATTTAATATCAAATTTTCAAAATAAGCTATTAAGCAAAAGAGCAGAATCTTCTCTTGTGTATTGTGATGGATATAGAGGGTTTTTGAGTTATGGGCTAGGAAGTATTTCTGTTGTGGCTAATTTGTTTTTAAAAACGAATTGTGATTTTGACTTTTTTATTGATGTTAATACTAGAGGAAATGTGAGCTTGAGAGCAAATAATAAATGCGATGTAAGTGCCATAGCTTCTAAATACTTTGGAGGTGGAGGACATTTTAATGCTAGTGGTGGTAAGATAGAGGGTTTTAAGGAGAGTTTTTTATATGATGATATAAAGGTTATGATAGAAGAAATTTTCAAAGGAGACAAATATGAGTAAAGATAGAATAAAAGAACTAGAAGAAGAAGTAGAAGAACTCTCAATACAGCTTAGTGATATGCTATGTGTAGCACTACTCTTAGCAGGAGTAGATGAAGACAAAATAGAAAAAGCACTAGATTTGTATGTCGAAGAATTAGATGATGAAAGTGTAGAGTATGGTGTAAAGGAAATTTTGGCAAATATAGAGAATCTAAAGACAAAGCACGGAGAATTATTTAAGTGAAAAAAAATATAGCAATACTCTTTAGCGGTAATGGCAGTAACTTAGAGCGATTAATAAGGCAATTACATAATAAAACATTTATCCCTACAAATGAGATTCCAATACATGAATCATTTTTTATCTCTGGGCTTAAGAGGGGGTTTAGAGAAGCTAGAGATAATGAAGATGGAAATAAATTTAGTATAAATGTAGCTCTAGCACTAAGCAATAAAAAAAATGCCTATGGTGTGGTTAGAGCACAAAATCAAGGGATTAAAACAATAGTGTGTGAAAGCAAGGGCAAGGATAGGGAGAGCTTTGATATGGAGCTTGTAAATATCCTAAAAGAGCATGATATTGAGCTTTGTGTTTTAGCTGGGTTTATGAGGATTCTTACTCCTAACTTTACAAATAATTTTAAAGCTATAAATATCCACCCTTCATTGCTCCCATTATATAAAGGTGCAAATGGTATAGAAGATAGCTTTAACTCTCCTATGGTGCTAGGGGGTGTTAGTGTGCATTATGTAACTAGTGAGCTTGATAGTGGAGAGATAATAGCTCAAGGGGTGATACCAAAGTATGAATCTTTAGAAATTTATGAAGAGAGGATTCACGCTTTGGAGCATTTTTTATATCCATTTGCACTATTAGAGGCTGTATATAGGGATATATATGGCATATAGGATACTGCACACAGAGTGGAGTGATGGCTATGGTGGTCAAGAGATGAGAATCATAGCTGAAATGCAAGAAATGAGAAAAAGAGGACATTATGTAGCACTTGCTACTAGGGATTCTTGTATGATATTGCAAAAGGCTAGAGAACTTGGCTTTGATACTTATGTTGTGCCATTTTCTGGGAAGTTTGATTTAAGAAGTATTTTGCAGCTTAAAAAAATAACACAAGAAAATAATTTTCAAATCATCAATACTCATAGTGGGATAGATACTTGGGTAGGTGGTCTAGCCTCTCTTATAAGTAATGCAAAATTCATACGCACAAGACATCTATCAAATAAGATAAATAGCTCTAGGCTAAACTTCATAAACGAACTTGCTGATTTTATAATGACAACTGGTGAGAGTGTAAAAGAAGCAATGATTAAAGATAACAGAATTAAAAGTGATAAAATCCTATCTGTGCCAACAGGCATAGATGAGGAAAGATTCGCACCTATGCGATATGATAAGCAAAAATCAAGAAAAAAATACAATATACCGCAAGAAAAAATAGTTGTCGGTTTTTTAGGGATTTTGAGACGATTTAAGAGGTTTGATAACTTTGTCTCTCTTGCAAGAGAGATTCATAAAAGTTATCCAAATGTATATTTTGCTATCGGTGGTGGAGGAGTTGGCAAAGAATACTTAGATAAGCTTGTATGTGGCTATATAAATGAAAATGGAGAGAAAATAGAATCTGCTGAAAGTTATGTTGGAAGAATTGGATTTATTGATAATCCAGCAGAGTTTTTAGAGGCTATTGATATTTTTGTTCTTACTTCAGATAGTGGAGAGGGAGTATCTCAAGCACTAATGCAAGCACTATTTATGGAAAAGATTTGCATTGCCGCTGATATTGGGAGCTTGAAGGATTTGTATTGTGATAATAACTTTATCCTTACAAATGATGCGACATTAGAATCTTTTATAAAAGCTCTAATAGATGTGCTAAAAAAAAGGGTAGATATAAAAATAAATAGAGAGTTTATGGTGGATAATTTCTCTCTTTCTTCAATGGGGAATAAAATAGAAGGGATATACAAAAGACTTTTAGAGTGTTAGCAAAAAGTTGTAAATATCTTTTGCTATATTTTTGTAATCTAGCTTTGCTTGTGCTAGTTTTAGTAAGTTTTGTTTTTTTTCTATTAGTTTATTTTTGTCTGTTTTGATTATCGATTCTATTGTGCTTGTTATATGTGTTTTGTCAAATTTTGTAAAAAATGCACTATTTTCATCAAATAATCTTATATATTCTGGCAAATCATTTATTAGAGGGATTACACCATTACTTGCATATTCCATTACCTTTATTGGAGAGGCTACGCTATATAGCGGTGTGTTTGGGATTATGCCTAAGCCTATATCATAGTTTGGGATTATATTAAATATCTCATTAAATGGAACAGAATCCCTTAGTCTTATTTTATTATTTTGCTTGGTTATTTCTTTTATTTTATCCATTTCAGAATTTTCACTAGAGCTAAAAATATCTAATACAAAATCACTATTTACTTCATTTATAGCGTCTATTATCTCTAACATTTGTCTATTTTTATCTATTGAGCCTATGTAGAGTAGTTTGAGTGGGGTATTTATTTGGCTTATATTTTTCTTTATTAATTCTAAATTGCACAAACTAAAGTCAATGCCATTTGGTATGTAGGAAGTTGGAATTGTAAGATGGCTATAAAACATGTCTTTAAAATGAGGAGTGCTGCCCATGTATGCTAGGCATTTTTCTAGGATTTTTGTATGCAGATAGTATTTTATTTTATACTCTATGCTTTTTCTAAGAATAGCTTTTTTATCTCTTTTTGCTTCATAGATTCTACGATAGTCATGTGGGAAAGTCTCCCAAAACACTATTTTTTGACTAAATGGTAGAATCTGCTTTGCTATTGAATAAAAGTTTCTAACAATTATAAAATCAAAGTCATTTAGATTGTAATTAAGTCTAAGGAGTGTTTTTACGAAATTTCTATGCTTTGTAGAATATGGAAATATAAGCTTGTTATCAACGCTTATTGCAACTTTTGAATCTTTTGTAAAATACACCATATAGCACTCACAATATTCTAAAATATGGTGTTCAAAGATCCCCTTTAGAGCTGTTTCGTGTTCATTTATTTGCTTGTCTGTGATACATAGGATTCTCATAGCCTTTCTTTTATATTTGGAAATTTATCTAGCAGATATAATTTCACTATTTTACCAAATGAAAAGTATTTTCTGTATTTTAGAATTTCTTTTTTTGTGTATATATCAAAATACCCAGTATATAGGATATATTTAAATAATCGTCTTGCATGGTATCTTATTTTTCTTTTTAGGAATTTTTTCCAAAATTTTGATTCTTGATTTATTAATAGTTTTTCATATTCTTGTATTATTGTGTAGAATGATTTTACTTCTAGTTGTGCTTTTTGCATGGTTATATTTGATCTAGTTAGGGAATCTTTTGACTTTACTATTGTATATACTGCTATGTTGTTTATGTATAGTTTTGTTGTTTTTAACATTATGCTTGTGTGATATAGGTTGTCCTCATGTAGTATGTTTGTTTCTATGAAGTTTATATTTGGTAGAGAATAAAAAGTCTGCATCATAGCAATACATGCAAGGAGAGTGCCATTCATTTCTTAAATGAAACGCTATTTGCTGTGGCGATATTAGATTTGTGTTTATTATCTCTTTGTTAAAGAAGTAATTTTCTTGCAGTTCTTTATTTGTGTAGTCATAATTTGCATAATATACGCTATTGCTTAAAATGCATTGTATATTTTTATTTTCTTCTATTATGTTTTTATAATGTTCTAGTGCGAAATTTTCTAATAAATCATCAGAATCTAGGAAGCATA
It encodes:
- the flgA gene encoding flagellar basal body P-ring formation chaperone FlgA yields the protein MRIFIFLALFINYVFGLDYVVLEEEYGFRDNKVYSSHLFKDIEKDFMLFEIPKNSHIFRVKSSQLINKFEEEGIQAGAKGPIVVFKKESSGDIEGIKRYIASLFLQEYRQNNIQIKEIILEQMTPFDFEGDWIKEIDFGKRLLKRNEGTFDVLMQEGDERRKKIFFKYYVDATLDVVQTVSPISGGETISYNNAKIVTIPFEKVSSSLMQSSQLGNIAARSYTPSDVIVTEDRLVPKIVVRKGDKVIVAIRENGVLLEFLLEAQKNAAIGDVIKAKIDKKTYQIRIISEGRGELI
- a CDS encoding UbiX family flavin prenyltransferase, which translates into the protein MRRIVVGISGASAIYLGFRFLNILPNEIEKYLVISNGARLVLQSEDIKVDFSGVENLTIFDDTALESCISSGSFRCDCMAIIPCSSNTLAKIACGISDTLITRVAHVMIKESRKLLLAPREMPFSAIMLENMLKLSRLGVVISPPLFGSYSGRTLDDIENLILGKWCDSLGIDYDYKRWS
- the tpx gene encoding thiol peroxidase, with translation MRIVSFKDQILQLLGDEPTLDIKAPKVLLRSRNLSYVEIAKETESQIIMSLPSLDTSVCSKQTKEINQKLASKEGFHTIIVSMDLPFAANRFCAISGISNLTFASDYANKSFGYKYGTLIGNGILEGLLSRALFVIDKGILVYKDFANDINDKLDFNKIEDFLAKTYNC
- a CDS encoding glycosyltransferase family 2 protein → MENPLVSIIIPIHNVEFYLARCLQSIINQTYKNLDIILVDDGSTDNSLNIALQYAQNDNRILIIQKPNALQSSAKNMGLEFIHGSELRECIFGNTTKVTSYTQNSFNEESKIIDKETILKHFTTNNNHIKTNLEDISTLLTQKLPEDSWIRFVDSDDYLPLDSIERCVRETQNNKHLELVSHSITNDNNTNTNDITCDSLCRYESLSYDNGLEMLKNHKKYISSFCWQGIINTNILNRYNLRHQLGIYCEDLDFGTILYALCRGFLYKNFIGYIYTIRENSTMHYTKTMPQKMPRILEPLRGHFTNYKDLGEYFLSYSKVIAALHIYRFYKQINLQDKKAYKKLFTTYILHYILLYKNKDILNLINKLKEEKLIKYPRLIFLYSKAREIYRHPSRIFKSN
- the rpsO gene encoding 30S ribosomal protein S15: MAQDSAKKKEITSAFARNPKDTGSTEVQVALLSDRIKTLTDHLKINKKDHSSRLGLRKMVSHRKRLLSYLKKSDFKRYATLIDKLGLKDRG
- the flhA gene encoding flagellar biosynthesis protein FlhA: MAKSSGAKSSLLGKIAPFFGFLTGSKDLTVVFFIVAILAIIIVPLPSALLDFFLAISIALSALIILIALYVKKPTDFSAFPTLLLIVTLFRLSLNIATTRMILSNGHMGPEAVSDIITAFGQFVVGGNYVIGVILFIILVIINFMVVTNGSTRVSEVKARFTLDAMPGKQMAIDADLNTGLIGQEEAKARRDELAAEADFYGSMDGANKFVKGDAVAGIIITLINIIGGFLIGVFQKDMSVADSASTFTILTIGDGLVSQLPALIVSTATGIIVTRFSKEGENFAAGIIDQLVNESKTLLIVGCVLLMFALVPGLPTLSLGFVGLLFLSLSLLLNKQKDGEVWKFVESMFQKLKKPKQDEELDPQAALNAAKQRQEKATQQAQQVASQPPQPQESEEARRKREEAELDKALKVTILRVSLGYQLIKFADPAQGGELVNKIRQIRKAVATELGVLVPMVHLRDNLNLEPDEYQIFLKDVEIGKGKIMPDKFLAIPGGFVGEPPDGIPTKEPVFGMDAYWIDPDKKEDAIIEGYTTIDCATVISTHIQEVIKQYAEELLTRQEVSNLVSKLGEDYPILAEEMKGVGVGIIQHVLKELLHEQIPIRDMLSISEAIANGAPAYKADLPSLVEYVRASLKRVITYNFKSDDGALKYFVLSPALEQFLLERLPDQSKIGQRLRLSPTESQSLFDAIVASYNKSVSVGASPMIIGAVPMILRKPLATFVDQYGISRKVVALSVAEIDHQSKYEILGMVDFIV
- a CDS encoding DHH family phosphoesterase, encoding MHIHHLSHIDLDGYGCQLVSSEIYKNIATKMFFYNANYGKEVMARIEHIIKNIKQNKENKAHIIISDLNLTLSECQSLKDEIFELNLNGYSVSFELLDHHKSGAECAAKYEWYVLDTTRCATKIVYDTLSARYEVLDLTKSWLSPMVDMINSVDLWCENSYAFEFGKVAMRIIAECREFSRFMFDDDDRGYKLHLLKESSKILGLNNNYIELDNSILGIKKRYLGGELNSDSIDNLISNFQNKLLSKRAESSLVYCDGYRGFLSYGLGSISVVANLFLKTNCDFDFFIDVNTRGNVSLRANNKCDVSAIASKYFGGGGHFNASGGKIEGFKESFLYDDIKVMIEEIFKGDKYE
- the purN gene encoding phosphoribosylglycinamide formyltransferase, translated to MKKNIAILFSGNGSNLERLIRQLHNKTFIPTNEIPIHESFFISGLKRGFREARDNEDGNKFSINVALALSNKKNAYGVVRAQNQGIKTIVCESKGKDRESFDMELVNILKEHDIELCVLAGFMRILTPNFTNNFKAINIHPSLLPLYKGANGIEDSFNSPMVLGGVSVHYVTSELDSGEIIAQGVIPKYESLEIYEERIHALEHFLYPFALLEAVYRDIYGI
- a CDS encoding glycosyltransferase family 4 protein; its protein translation is MAYRILHTEWSDGYGGQEMRIIAEMQEMRKRGHYVALATRDSCMILQKARELGFDTYVVPFSGKFDLRSILQLKKITQENNFQIINTHSGIDTWVGGLASLISNAKFIRTRHLSNKINSSRLNFINELADFIMTTGESVKEAMIKDNRIKSDKILSVPTGIDEERFAPMRYDKQKSRKKYNIPQEKIVVGFLGILRRFKRFDNFVSLAREIHKSYPNVYFAIGGGGVGKEYLDKLVCGYINENGEKIESAESYVGRIGFIDNPAEFLEAIDIFVLTSDSGEGVSQALMQALFMEKICIAADIGSLKDLYCDNNFILTNDATLESFIKALIDVLKKRVDIKINREFMVDNFSLSSMGNKIEGIYKRLLEC
- a CDS encoding glycosyltransferase family protein codes for the protein MRILCITDKQINEHETALKGIFEHHILEYCECYMVYFTKDSKVAISVDNKLIFPYSTKHRNFVKTLLRLNYNLNDFDFIIVRNFYSIAKQILPFSQKIVFWETFPHDYRRIYEAKRDKKAILRKSIEYKIKYYLHTKILEKCLAYMGSTPHFKDMFYSHLTIPTSYIPNGIDFSLCNLELIKKNISQINTPLKLLYIGSIDKNRQMLEIIDAINEVNSDFVLDIFSSSENSEMDKIKEITKQNNKIRLRDSVPFNEIFNIIPNYDIGLGIIPNTPLYSVASPIKVMEYASNGVIPLINDLPEYIRLFDENSAFFTKFDKTHITSTIESIIKTDKNKLIEKKQNLLKLAQAKLDYKNIAKDIYNFLLTL
- a CDS encoding glycosyltransferase family A protein, with translation MLIQFIIIIPIYNSQNTLKNTLDSLKNQTYKNYKAILIDDGSTDNSYDIAQEYTQYNRIILHKHKNSGVSIARNKALKIAQEEYEKTKAKDIYVCFLDSDDLLENFALEHYKNIIEENKNIQCILSNSVYYANYDYTNKELQENYFFNKEIINTNLISPQQIAFHLRNEWHSPCMYCYDADFLFSTKYKLHRNKHTT